One Nicotiana sylvestris chromosome 12, ASM39365v2, whole genome shotgun sequence genomic window carries:
- the LOC138883987 gene encoding uncharacterized protein, which yields MKQEHFKHNSDKATKRNPVPDRRFKRKNVADNVVKQALAAWGDSSSESEEENDAGDSSMMAVESEANKYDLIFALMAQSDNDENDDNDEVNFRDVQRNLKPYSPMKLMSLANMLIDAYHSLADDKDALTKELGDAEQTRDDLVVCVVDLKETIGNLENEKEVLTEKIVSVEHERYDLMVVVVDLKETIENFSKENNDLVEKVDALKQERDDLLIVIIDLKEIIEELKAECRPGKSEKGKEVASEAHIKLENELNAVKTSLCAELEKNRQLQAELERVKNDLEKSLKWTWSSDAITAIYVNNDGNKQGIGFQRERTPYNPHSKYVTVPDNWLSTHCGNNEHFKENCQVRVQSLKKNKVFAERGPCATHKKRMLPAWTRRALNHPLVYYKGLKLAWVPKSNP from the exons ATGAAG CAAGAACATTTCAAGCACAACTCTGATAAAGCAACcaagaggaacccggttcctgaCAGACGCTTCAAAAGAAAGAACGTCGCTGACAATGTTGTGAAGCAagctcttgcagcatggggagATTCCTCCAGTGAGTCTGAAGAAGAAAATGATGCAGGTGATAGTTCTATGATGGCAGTTGAAAGTGAAGCCAACAAATATGATTTAATATTTGCTTTGATGGCTCAGTCAGACAATGATGAAAATGATgacaatgatgaggtaaatttcagggatgttcagagaaatctgaaaccCTACTCTCCTATGAAACTCATGTCATTGGCAAATATGTtaattgatgcctatcatagtcttGCAGATGATAAGGATGCCTTAACCAAAGAGTTAGGAGAtgctgaacaaactagagatgactTGGTAGTTTGTGTGGTTGATTTGAAAGAAACCATAGGTAATCTGGAAAATGAAAAGGAGGTTCTAACTGAGAAAATTGTTAGTGTAGAACATGAAAGATACGATTtgatggtagtagttgttgaCTTAAAAGAAACCATCGAAAATTTCAGTAAAGAAAATAATGACTTAGTGGAGAAAGTTGATGCCTTAAAGCAAGAAAGAGATGACCTCTTAATTGTGATTATAGACTTGAAGGAAATAATAGAGGAACTCAAAGCAGAATGTAGGCCTGGAAAGTCtgagaaaggaaaagaagttgctagtgaagcacatattaagcttgaaaatgagttaaatGCTGTAAAAACTAGTTTATGTGctgaacttgagaaaaatagACAACTTCAAGCAGAAttggaaagagtaaaaaatgatcttgagaagtctcttaagtggacctggtcctcggaTGCTATTACTGCCATATACGTTAACAATGATGGAAACAAGCAGGGAATAGGGTTTCAAAGGGAGAGAACTCCTTATAACCCTCATAGCAAGTATGTTACTGTACCTGATAATTGGTTgagtacccactgtgggaacaatgaacatttcaaagaaaattgccaaGTCAGGGTTCAGTCTCttaagaaaaataaagtttttgctGAAAGAGGACCATGTGCCACCCATAAAAAGCGCATgttacctgcatggactagaaGAGCACTTAATCATCCTCTTGTTTATTACAAGGGACTTaaacttgcttgggttcctaaatctaacccctGA